The following are encoded together in the Zygosaccharomyces rouxii strain CBS732 chromosome C complete sequence genome:
- the RCL1 gene encoding rRNA-processing endoribonuclease (highly similar to uniprot|Q08096 Saccharomyces cerevisiae YOL010W RCL1 RNA terminal phosphate cyclase-like protein involved in rRNA processing at sites A0 A1 and A2 does not possess detectable RNA cyclase activity), translated as MSSRPSYVVFQGSQNFRLRIMLATLSGKAVKIEKIRSNDLNPGLKDYEVSFLRLMESVTNGSAIEISYTGTTVIYRPGIIVGGSVTHNCPMSKPVGYFVEPMLYLAPFSKRKFSIVFRGCTASHYDAGIEVIKWGLLPVLERFGVRECALHTLKRGSPPQGGGEVHLIVDSLIPQPITMHNLDRITIASIRGVAYSTRVSPSMVNRMIDAARKVLKPVNCEVNISADVWRGENSGKSPGWGITLVAATKKGWCVFAEDIGDAGDVPEDIGTKVAYQLLEEISISGAVGRNQLPLAIVYMIIGKEDIGRLRITRDQIDEKFIHLLRDIKSIFGSEIYLKPVDDDDTGDLIAMVKGVGFTNTSKKIA; from the coding sequence ATGTCATCCAGGCCTTCATATGTTGTTTTTCAAGGTTCTCAGAATTTTCGACTGAGAATAATGTTAGCCACTTTGTCTGGTAAAGCGGTCAAGATAGAGAAGATTCGTTCAAATGATTTGAATCCAGGTCTCAAGGATTATGAAGTTTCATTCTTAAGATTGATGGAATCTGTCACTAATGGAAGTGCTATAGAGATATCATATACCGGTACGACGGTTATTTACAGACCGGGTATTATCGTAGGTGGATCCGTTACGCATAACTGCCCCATGAGCAAACCTGTTGGATATTTTGTGGAACCAATGCTATATCTAGCACCATTTTCTAAaaggaaattttcaattgtcTTTCGTGGATGTACTGCATCTCATTATGATGCTGGTATTGAGGTTATTAAATGGGGGTTATTACCAGTCCTAGAGAGATTTGGTGTCAGAGAATGTGCACTACATACTTTAAAAAGAGGTTCCCCACCTcaaggtggtggtgaagtTCATCTAATTGTGGATTCTTTAATACCACAACCTATTACAATGCATAATTTGGATAGAATTACGATAGCTTCCATTAGAGGAGTGGCTTATTCGACAAGAGTAAGTCCTTCAATGGTTAATAGAATGATTGATGCAGCAAGAAAGGTATTGAAACCTGTAAATTGTGAGGTAAACATATCAGCTGACGTTTGGAGAGGTGAAAATTCAGGTAAGAGCCCAGGATGGGGTATAACACTTGTAGCCGCCACCAAAAAAGGTTGGTGTGTATTTGCGGAAGATATTGGTGATGCCGGTGATGTTCCAGAAGATATTGGTACAAAAGTTGCATATCAATTgttagaagaaatttccaTCAGTGGCGCTGTAGGTCGTAATCAGTTACCGCTAGCTATCGTTTACATGATTATTGGTAAGGAGGACATTGGTAGACTGAGGATTACGAGAGATCAAatcgatgaaaaatttataCATCTACTAAGAGATATCAAAAGTATCTTCGGCAGTGAAATATATTTAAAACCtgtggatgatgatgacaCTGGTGATCTGATAGCTATGGTGAAGGGTGTAGGGTTCACCAACACCAGTAAAAAAATTGCTTAG
- the CSI2 gene encoding Csi2p (weakly similar to uniprot|Q08054 Saccharomyces cerevisiae YOL007C Appears to be a structural component of the chitin synthase 3 complex): MVLQYPSVALFLALLIDVSFANDRNSMATITKRGNLPSYQPTASSSSSSSHSSYHATFTPVVPGASGNKYIYHDSQKGGTVFIAVGSCIGFIILASFGIWLFFAIRAWKSARQEYKLKELENRYQYDPFFFAGAPEPYDNSTDFSDTDDGSDISEKVFKTKASRVSMYSLGSNSALNLLNQAQPPHASDAIVDPNAAFANASNMFLSPTEILKSQNNNKTTWNLAQPTQLGLDSSEPNSNTSTPREQTFTQIIGHQSTYSLPPMMRNNYMNNTHSSLASISPYANMPDINGNNSNNNPPPRRTKGKDYRPPSMQLDTLLNHNV; encoded by the coding sequence ATGGTTCTTCAGTATCCATCAGTAGCGCTCTTTTTAGCGCTATTAATTGATGTTTCTTTCGCTAATGACAGGAATTCCATGGCTACTATAACAAAGAGGGGCAATCTTCCGTCTTATCAGCCAACCGCTAGTAGTTCAAGTTCAAGTTCACATTCGTCATATCATGCTACTTTCACACCTGTGGTACCTGGTGCATCCGGTAACAAATACATCTATCATGATTCCCAAAAGGGTGGAACAGTTTTCATTGCTGTTGGTAGCTGTATTGGATTCATAATACTTGCCTCATTTGGGATCTGGTTATTCTTTGCCATTAGAGCATGGAAAAGTGCGAGACAAGAGTATAAACTTAAAGAACTGGAAAACAGATACCAATACGATCCCTTTTTCTTTGCTGGAGCACCTGAACCTTATGATAATTCAACAGATTTTAGTGATACTGATGATGGTAGTGACATTTCAGAAAAAGTTTTCAAGACAAAGGCATCAAGGGTAAGTATGTATAGTCTAGGATCGAACTCAGCCCTGAACCTATTAAATCAAGCTCAACCTCCGCATGCATCTGATGCTATTGTTGATCCCAATGCTGCCTTTGCCAATGCAAGTAATATGTTCCTTTCGCCAACTGAGATATTGAAAAGTcagaataataataaaactACGTGGAATTTAGCACAACCAACACAATTAGGTCTCGATAGTAGTGAGCCAAATTCAAACACATCAACGCCGAGAGAACAAACATTTACACAGATAATAGGTCACCAATCAACTTACAGTTTGCCACCAATGATGAGAAATAACTACATGAATAACACTCATTCAAGTTTGGCTTCGATTTCACCATATGCGAATATGCCAGATattaatggtaataatagtaataacaatcCCCCACCTAGAAGGACTAAAGGTAAAGATTACAGACCGCCAAGTATGCAGTTAGACACACTTTTGAATCACAATGTATGA
- the MIX17 gene encoding Mix17p (similar to uniprot|Q03667 Saccharomyces cerevisiae YMR002W Hypothetical ORF) — MARSRPGSRPTQTRSASTMAAPARHAPPPQQQAQPHQNSYSHPPATQQSQQPGLFSQMASTAAGVAVGSAVGHTLGAGLSGMFGGSSSAAPEQQQQQQVAPVDSQAYNQNQMRACDMDARNFTRCLDENNGNFQICDFYLQQLKACQEASRQY, encoded by the coding sequence ATGGCACGTTCAAGACCAGGATCTAGACCAACTCAAACCCGTTCTGCCTCAACAATGGCTGCTCCAGCCCGTCatgcaccaccaccacagCAGCAGGCACAACCTCATCAAAATTCCTACTCTCACCCACCTGCAACTCAACAATCTCAACAACCAGGTCTTTTCTCCCAAATGGCTTCTACCGCTGCAGGTGTTGCTGTTGGTAGTGCTGTAGGTCATACCCTCGGTGCTGGTCTCTCAGGTATGTTTGGTGGCAGTAGCTCCGCTGCTCcagaacaacaacaacaacagcaggTGGCACCAGTGGACTCTCAAGCTTACAACCAAAATCAAATGAGAGCTTGTGACATGGATGCCAGAAACTTTACTCGCTGTCTGGATGAGAACAATGGTAACTTCCAAATTTGTGACTTCTATTTGCAACAATTGAAAGCATGTCAAGAGGCTTCCAGACAATATTAA
- the MVP1 gene encoding Mvp1p (similar to uniprot|P40959 Saccharomyces cerevisiae YMR004W MVP1 Protein required for sorting proteins to the vacuole overproduction of Mvp1p suppresses several dominant VPS1 mutations Mvp1p and Vps1p act in concert to promote membrane traffic to the vacuole), with translation MNIFGGSSVWGSEDNRDFIASNEWHTPDESSRPGAGSNSIMSTTLESGLNNLGIAGGLGTSQDVDEVLEQSVWGDSNTNNHQHAGSGSDALVGSESNGTNNGNGREVGITDTNLFSPYSLNQDQDQRRSRESQRSQTQGENNSGDDESNEDLNDWLESVRKTYHPLSPDTVVIEEIPEREGLLFKHTNYLVKHLVDLPNTEPSKDRSVVRRYSDFVWLQEVLLKRYPFRLIPELPPKRIGSQNADPQFLERRKKGLIRFINLVIKHPVLSKDDLILTFLTVPTDLSSWRKQAGYDTTDEFTDKKISNGFIKMWQKRLSEQWNEADASIDKSIEIWLKITFLLERHEKRIKQIAHERNILRSLINDFTQTTPKLYPVEHGSTILDITNQFSVIGKHLQTTTEYNEQEVDASSSSLIPKFKIFVDVLFSLKGLFERYRIMAGNNVPQLQRRVEINFEKLQTMKGKPDVSGAEYDKIRTAIQRDKKCIVLELNRAWLIRQCILEEFTIFQETQFIITRAFQAWSKLNASFAGLKLNEWEKLTDNLMDMPLSYQ, from the coding sequence ATGAATATTTTCGGTGGGTCCAGTGTCTGGGGATCTGAGGATAATAGAGACTTCATTGCCAGTAATGAGTGGCACACACCTGATGAAAGCTCACGTCCAGGAGCAGGTTCAAATAGTATCATGTCGACTACATTAGAATCTGGATTGAACAATTTAGGCATTGCAGGAGGATTAGGAACTTCTCAAGATGTGGACGAGGTTTTAGAACAGAGTGTTTGGGGTGATTCAAATACCAATAATCATCAACATGctggtagtggtagtgaTGCATTAGTTGGAAGTGAGTCCAATGGGACTAATAACGGTAACGGAAGAGAAGTGGGGATTACTGATACAAATTTGTTTTCTCCTTACAGTTTAAACCAAGATCAGGATCAACGTAGAAGTAGAGAATCTCAAAGGAGCCAAACTCAGGGCGAGAATAATAGTGgagatgatgaatccaaCGAAGATTTGAATGATTGGCTTGAGTCTGTAAGGAAAACATATCATCCTCTGAGTCCTGATACCGTGGTAATAGAGGAAATTCCTGAACGAGAGGGTCTTTTGTTTAAGCATACCAACTATCTGGTAAAGCATTTGGTGGATCTGCCTAACACAGAGCCTTCCAAAGATCGAAGCGTAGTAAGAAGATATTCTGATTTTGTATGGTTGCAAGAAGTTCTGCTGAAGAGGTACCCATTTAGATTAATTCCagaattaccaccaaagagaATTGGATCTCAAAATGCTGATcctcaatttttggaaagaaggaagaaaggTTTAATcagatttatcaatttaGTCATCAAACATCCAGTGCTGAGCAAAGATGATTTGATATTGACATTTTTGACTGTACCAACTGACCTTTCCAGTTGGAGAAAACAAGCAGGTTATGATACTACTGATGAATTTACAGATAAGAAGATTTCTAATGGATTCATAAAGATGTGGCAAAAGAGGTTATCAGAACAGTGGAATGAGGCAGATGCATCTATTGATAAATCCATCGAAATATGGTTAAAAATTACCTTTCTTTTAGAAAGGCATGAGAAGAGAATCAAACAGATTGCACATGAAAGAAATATCTTACGATCGTTGATTAACGATTTCACACAAACGACACCAAAACTTTATCCAGTGGAACATGGTAGTACTATTTTGGATATTACCAACCAATTTAGTGTGATTGGTAAACATTTGCAAACTACGACCGAATACAATGAACAGGAAGTGGATGCCTCCTCCAGTTCATTGATaccaaaattcaaaatatttgttgATGTTTTGTTCTCCTTAAAGGGATTGTTCGAAAGGTATCGAATAATGGCCGGAAATAACGTTCCTCAATTACAGAGACGTGTAGAAataaattttgagaaattacAAACTATGAAGGGGAAACCAGATGTTAGCGGTGCTGAATACGACAAGATTAGAACTGCTATCCAAAGAGATAAGAAATGTATAGTACTGGAACTGAACAGGGCGTGGTTAATCAGACAATGTATCttagaagaatttaccattttccaagaaactCAATTCATTATAACTAGAGCATTCCAAGCATGGTCCAAATTAAACGCAAGTTTTGCTGGGCTCAAATTGAATGAATGGGAAAAATTGACTGACAACCTGATGGATATGCCACTGTCTTATCAATAA
- the COQ10 gene encoding ubiquinone-binding protein COQ10 (similar to uniprot|Q08058 Saccharomyces cerevisiae YOL008W Hypothetical ORF) has translation MALCLWSKATIVLGTIPRAHNLVAFKSATRQFFDWGGLSNEAKEQRYVLLKSINSTPEKVYYVVSEVSEYQKFVPYCMESFVNKRDPIDDKPIEAGLRVGFRQYDEKFLCDVKCSKQDSQYKVVANSVSHNLFHLLYGEWTIKPHPQRRSSTQVELLLRFKFKSKLYDSVSSLFARSVTELVMKAFERRVFELKRASSMQDMNKRNTIEN, from the coding sequence ATGGCGCTTTGCTTATGGTCTAAGGCTACAATAGTCTTAGGTACTATACCAAGAGCTCACAATTTGGTCGCATTCAAAAGTGCTACAAGGCAATTCTTTGACTGGGGTGGATTATCTAATGAAGCCAAGGAACAGAGGTACGTCTTGTTGAAATCCATAAATTCGACACCAGAAAAAGTCTATTATGTAGTTTCTGAGGTTTCGGaatatcaaaaatttgTTCCATATTGTATGGAATCCTTTGTCAATAAAAGAGACCCTATAGATGATAAACCTATCGAAGCTGGCTTAAGAGTTGGATTCCGCCAATACGATGAGAAGTTTTTATGTGATGTGAAATGCTCAAAACAGGATTCGCAATATAAGGTAGTTGCTAATTCAGTATCACATAATTTATTTCATTTACTATATGGAGAATGGACGATTAAACCTCATCCTCAAAGGCGATCTTCAACACAAGTGGAATTATTACTTAggtttaaatttaaatcaaaattatATGACAGTGTTTCCTCTCTATTTGCTAGGAGCGTCACTGAACTTGTCATGAAGGCATTTGAAAGGAGGGTCTTTGAACTGAAAAGAGCTTCTTCGATGCAAGATATGAACAAGAGAAATACGATCGAAAACTAG
- the AIM34 gene encoding Aim34p (some similarities with uniprot|Q03673 Saccharomyces cerevisiae YMR003W): MLRSLVAIRASRLGLSSHAEPWSQMSLKELKVECKNRGLKVSGKKIELVRRLKNLNITNSNDSHLRIDIDRPKPPRNKSKKQVKPINSNVKLDRNIVLNSRINDTITKENDTTPTINESNVKTSPIEHVQNPPVEHMQEPPVDHFGKSSPIKESKDIITTTRPYANGFSTDQDNYQTNSLALRDKIFLLTSTTCITIWWWWPHMPSFIDQILKSYKYLQSFL; this comes from the coding sequence ATGCTGCGATCTCTAGTGGCGATTAGAGCTAGCCGGCTTGGTTTATCAAGCCATGCTGAACCATGGTCTCAGATGTctttaaaagaattgaaagtaGAATGTAAAAATAGAGGTCTGAAGGTTTCTGGtaagaaaattgaattggttagGAGActcaagaatttgaatataaCTAACAGTAATGATAGTCATCTCCGTATTGATATCGATAGACCTAAACCACCGAGGAATAAATCGAAGAAACAGGTTAAGCCGATAAATTCCAATGTGAAATTAGATAGAAATATTGTATTGAACTCTCGTATTAATGACACTAtaaccaaagaaaatgatacTACTCCAACAATTAATGAATCTAATGTCAAGACTTCACCAATCGAGCATGTACAAAATCCACCTGTTGAGCATATGCAAGAACCGCCCGTTGATCATTTTGGCAAGAGCTCACCAATCAAGGAGTCGAAAGATATTATTACAACCACACGACCTTATGCCAATGGGTTTTCAACTGATCAAGACAATTATCAAACAAATTCACTTGCTCTTCGGGATAAAATCTTTCTATTAACATCGACCACTTGCATTAccatttggtggtggtggccCCATATGCCTAGTTTTATCGATCAAATCTTGAAGAGTTACAAATATTTACAGAGTTTTCTCTAG
- the MDM12 gene encoding ERMES complex subunit MDM12 (similar to uniprot|Q92328 Saccharomyces cerevisiae YOL009C MDM12 Required for normal mitochondrial morphology and distribution Mdm12p is a mitochondrial outer membrane protein. An Mdm12p homolog exists in S. Pombe which confers a dominant negative phenotype when expressed in S. cerevisiae) — protein sequence MSFDIHWSNLESDTRLNESIKNHLNTYLESISLPSYVCNLRILDFSLGKTAPNITLREISDPLDELYRGLNEDEPDSITPSPNDIQFLVEVEYKGDLLVTLAADLVLNYPSDNFMTLPVKLTISNVGLHSLCLVAHLSKHLLISFLCDISDVDLDGNESLLDPKGHVLSPRRSLERISIIRNMKIETEIGQQHSGEGSVLRSVGRLEQFLLEIFKDLLRKEVSWPSWIELDFNDDNEEDLQQSKDTPTTANTGTTTTN from the coding sequence ATGTCATTCGATATTCATTGGAGTAATTTAGAGTCTGATACAAGGCTTAACGAATCCATAAAGAATCACCTCAACACCTACCTAGAGTCTATCAGTCTACCGAGTTATGTGTGTAACTTGAGAATACTTGACTTTAGTCTAGGTAAGACAGCCCCCAATATTACTCTTAGGGAGATTTCAGATCCATTAGATGAACTCTACAGAGGAttaaatgaagatgagcCTGATAGTATAACACCGTCACCTAATgatattcaattcttggtAGAAGTAGAATACAAGGGAGATCTTCTAGTGACATTGGCAGCCGATCTAGTGCTAAACTATCCAAGTGATAATTTCATGACTTTACCTGTGAAGCTTACCATCAGTAATGTTGGTTTGCATTCCCTTTGTCTAGTAGCCCATTTATCTAAACATCTTCTAATAAGCTTTCTGTGCGACATTAGCGATGTGGATTTAGATGGTAATGAGTCTCTGCTGGATCCCAAAGGACATGTTCTTTCTCCTAGAAGATCTCTAGAGAGAATATCAATTATTAGAAATATGAAGATTGAGACTGAAATCGGTCAGCAACATAGTGGTGAAGGTTCAGTACTTAGAAGTGTAGGAAGGTTGGAACAATTTCTCCTGGAAATATTCAAGGATCTGTTACGAAAGGAAGTCAGTTGGCCCAGCTGGATTGAGCTAGATTTTAACGACGATAATGAAGAGGACCTCCAACAATCTAAGGATACTCCCACGACTGCTAACACTGgcactactactaccaatTGA
- the TOP1 gene encoding DNA topoisomerase 1 (similar to uniprot|P04786 Saccharomyces cerevisiae YOL006C TOP1 topoisomerase I) produces the protein MTSDKRYISSSGEEEDDVLLSQTKRRKLKGNGTSNSKRVVKDSSDSDSGSNSEDYDSETVLSQVSENQNNKKVKSEDEDGDGVDYHDDEEDEEDESDGEYDDDDDDEPLNGKANNKNTKQTKAKTKTNTKPKTTTSTKKTKEKPKAKTNTKTSTAQSKSKKNASTKSPSTKKKQTKVKEEEEEKEDSTKSEDAEADVDAEAEENYKWWEKEKDDDTVKWTTLKHNGVIFPPTYEPLPSHIKMYYNGKPVDLPPQAEEVAGFFAALLQSDHAKNTVFQSNFFNDFIEVLNENGGTKNGINIESFDKCDFTKMFEFFEMQKEQRKQLSPQEKKQLRMEREKFEEPFKYCELDGRKEQVGNFKIEPPGLFRGRGAHPKTGKLKRRVYPEDVVLNLDKDATIPPLPEGQKWGEIRHDNTVQWLAMWRENISNSFKYVRFAANSSLNGQSDFKKFEKSRQLKYHIDAIRKDYNKNLKNKVMLERQKAVAIYLIDVFALRAGGEKADDEADTVGCCSLRYEHVTLKPPNKVIFDFLGKDSIRFYQEVEVDPQVFKNLTIFKRPPKQPGHQLFDRLDPSVLNKHLQHYMQGLTAKVFRTYNASKTMQDQLDLIKNEGSVAEKILKYNAANRTVAILCNHQRSVAKTHAQSVQKASDKIEELEWQKVRLKRAILQLDKNERKKRPKFFEEIDDFRKEVEASIHERIIEREIDKCHKKFARENDKKRFEKQELLDESVLKEWLEKVEELRQQYARELKTSVTEVKSSSNSIEKLEKQIEKLDQRIETSSIQLRDKEENSQVSLGTSKINYIDPRLSVVFCKKYGVPIERIFTKSLREKFKWAIESADENWRF, from the coding sequence ATGACGTCAGATAAGCGCTACATTTCTTCAAgtggagaagaagaagacgatgTTCTATTATCTCAaacaaagagaagaaaactAAAGGGTAATGGAACTAGTAATAGTAAACGAGTAGTCAAGGATTCAAGTGATTCTGATTCTGGTTCTAATTCCGAAGATTACGATAGTGAAACTGTATTATCCCAGGTATCTGAAAACCAAAACAACAAGAAAGTTaaaagtgaagatgaagatggaGATGGTGTAGATTATCACGACGAcgaagaggatgaagaggatgaaagtgatggcgaatatgatgatgatgatgatgatgaaccaTTAAATGGGAAAGCCAATAATAAAAACACAAAACAGACAAAGGCAAAAACGAAGACAAATACGAAACCAAAGACAACTACAAGTACGAAGAAAACAAAGGAAAAACCAAAGGCTAAGACGAATACAAAAACATCAACAGCCCAGTCCAAATCTAAGAAGAACGCGTCAACAAAATCACCAtctacaaagaaaaagCAAACTAAAgtaaaagaagaggaggaggaaaaagaagattctaCCAAGAGTGAAGATGCCGAAGCTGATGTTGATGCCGAAGCGGAAGAAAATTATAAATGGTgggaaaaggaaaaagatgatgatacCGTCAAATGGACAACTTTAAAACATAATGGTGTTATTTTCCCTCCAACATATGAGCCATTACCATCTCATATTAAAATGTATTATAATGGTAAACCTGTTGATTTACCTCCACAGGCTGAAGAGGTTGCTGGATTTTTCGCAGCTCTTTTACAATCCGATCATGCTAAAAATACTGTTTTCCAAagtaatttctttaacGATTTTATTGAAGTGCtgaatgaaaatggtggtACTAAGAACGGTATCAATATTGAATCATTTGATAAATGtgattttacaaaaatgtttgaatttttcgaaatgCAAAAGGAACAGAGAAAACAATTAAGCCcacaagagaaaaaacaaTTAAGAATGGAAAGGGAAAAGTTTGAAGAACCCTTTAAATACTGTGAATTAGATGGTCGTAAAGAACAAGttggtaatttcaaaatcgaACCACCAGGTTTATTTAGAGGTCGTGGTGCACATCCAAAGACAGGTAAATTAAAACGTAGAGTTTATCCTGAAGATGTCGTTTTAAATTTAGATAAAGATGCAACAATTCCACCACTACCAGAGGGCCAAAAATGGGGGGAGATCAGACATGACAATACGGTTCAATGGCTAGCCATGTGGAGAgaaaatatttcaaattctttcaaatatgTTAGATTTGcagccaattcttcattaaatGGTCAAAGTGATTTTAAAAAGTTTGAGAAATCACGCCAATTAAAATACCATATTGATGCGATTAGGAAAGATtataataaaaatttaaaaaataaGGTAATGCTAGAACGTCAAAAAGCTGTTGCCATTTATTTAATTGACGTCTTTGCCTTAAGAGCAGGTGGTGAAAAAGCTGATGACGAAGCTGATACTGTAGGTTGTTGTTCACTAAGATACGAACATGTCACTTTAAAACCTCCAAATAAAgttatctttgattttttggGTAAGGATTCTATTAGGTTTTATCAAGAAGTCGAAGTTGATCCAcaagttttcaaaaatttgaccatTTTCAAGAGACCACCAAAGCAACCTGGTCATCAACTTTTTGATCGTTTAGATCCTTCAGTTTTAAACAAACACCTACAACATTACATGCAGGGTCTAACGGCTAAGGTTTTCCGTACTTATAATGCATCCAAAACGATGCAAGATCAGTTAGATCTAATAAAAAATGAAGGTTCAGTCGCTGAGAAGATTCTAAAGTATAATGCAGCTAATAGAACGGTGGCCATCTTGTGTAACCATCAAAGATCCGTGGCAAAAACTCATGCACAATCTGTCCAAAAGGCAAGTGAtaagattgaagaattagaatGGCAGAAAGTTAGATTGAAAAGAGCCATCTTACAActtgataaaaatgaaCGTAAGAAAAGACCAAAGTTTTTCGaggaaattgatgatttccGTAAGGAAGTGGAAGCATCTATTCATGAGAGAATCATTGAAAGGGAAATCGATAAATGCCataaaaaatttgcaagagaaaatgataagaagagatttgaaaagcAAGAACTATTAGATGAATCggttttgaaagaatggttagaaaaagttgaagaattaagaCAGCAGTACGCcagagaattgaaaacaaGCGTTACTGAAGTGAAAAGTTCTTCAAACAGCATagaaaaattagaaaaacAGATAGAAAAACTGGATCAAAGAATCGAAACTAGTTCCATTCAATTAAGagataaagaagaaaattctcAAGTTTCATTGGGTACTTCCAAAATTAATTATATTGATCCCAGGTTGTCAGTCGtattttgtaaaaaataCGGTGTCCCCATCGAAAGAATCTTCACCAAATCGTTaagagaaaaattcaaatgggCAATTGAATCTGCAGATGAAAACTGGAGATTTTAA